GCAGTAGCAGCTTGGGATAAAGATTTCTGAAGGAGTACGCACGTGGCACGTGTGAAGCGGGCGGTAAACGCCCACAAGAAGCGCCGGGTTATCCTCGAACGCGCCAAGGGTTACCGCGGTCAGCGTTCGCGCCTGTACCGCAAGGCCAAAGAGCAGCTGCTGCACTCGTTTGTGTACAGCTACGGCGACCGCCGCAAGAAGAAGGGCGACTTCCGTCGCCTCTGGATCCAGCGCATCAACGCTGCATCCCGCGCCAACGGCCTCACCTACAACCGCCTGATCCAGGGCCTGAAGGCTGCTGAGGTTGAGGTTGACCGCCGCATGCTGGCCGAACTGGCTGTTTCGGACGCCAACGCATTCGCCGCACTGGTGAACATTGCCAAGGCTGCCCTCCCGGCCGACACGTCTGCTCCGGCTGCCAAGGCCGAGGTTGCCGCACCGAAGGCTGCCAAGGTTGCTCCGGCTGCTGCTACCGCAACGGCTGTCAAGGCTTCTGTCTCCGAGAAGCCGGCCATCGATGGCGCTATTGCTGCCGTTGAGGGCGAAGGTGCTCCTGAAGGCCACGCCATCAAGGGCAACGCCGAGTCCAAGAAGTACCACGTACCGGGTTCCACTTGGTACGAGAACACTGCTGCTGAATACTGGTTCTCCACGGTAGAGGCTGCAAAGGCTGCTGGCTTCGAGCCGGCCGGCGGCGAAGCCCGCCAGCAGATCAAGAACTAGTTGCAACTGCCACTAAAGTTCTTTATATGAACCAAACCGGGCGCCCGCAAGACTTTCCGATGACCAACCCCCGAGCAGATCGGGTGAGGGACGTCGCCAAGCTTGCCGGGCGCCCGGCCCGTTTAAAGCGCGGCCGTTTCCTGGCTGAGGGTCCACAGGCGGTTCGCGAGGCTTTGACGCTTCACCGGGAGCGCACAGCGGCTGGCGGTGCCGCCGTCGTGCATGAAGTCTTTGCGAGCGAAGCATGCCTTGAGCGGCTCCCGGAACTCGCGGACCTTGCAGTAGGAACACAGCTTCGGCTGGCCAGCGACGAAGTCCTTGCAGCCATGGCGGACACCGTCAACCCGCAGGGCATTGTTGCCGTATGTAGTTTTGTGGATGTCAGCCTCGAATCAGTGCTCGACGCCGGTCCTCGCCTTATTGCGGTGATGTGCCAGGTACGGGACCCCGGCAACGCGGGCACTGTCTTACGTGCGGCCGACGCTGCAGGTGCCGACGCTGTGATCCTGACGGGCTCCAGCGTGGACATCTACAACCCCAAGGCGGTACGGTCCACGGCCGGTTCGTTGTTCCACCTGCCTGTGGTCCTGGGGGCTGATGTTGAAGATCTCGTCGCGCGCTGCCGGGCACAGGGGATAGGAGTCCTGGCTGCCGACGGCTATGGGACAGTAAACCTGGACCAGCTCCAGGACGAGAATGCTGCCCGGAGGCTCGGAAATGACTCCGTTGCCTCGGATTATGCCCTTGAGGCACCCACAGCCTGGTTGTTCGGGAACGAAGCGCAAGGGCTCTCCGATGCTGAACTGGCACTCGCGGATCACCGCGTAGCCGTTCCTGTTTATGGCGCTGCCGAGAGCTTGAATCTGGGTACAGCGGCCACCGTTTGCCTCTATGCAAGCGCCCGTTCGCAGCAGGGCGCCCGGGTCGGGAATGCAGAAATAGCCTGACGCCCGGTACGGTATTTCTTGCAAGATAAGACGATGACGACTCTTCTTGGCACAATCCATACTTTCCCAAAACCGAAGAGGTGAAGCTTTCGTGGCTGCAAGTGGCGGTACCAAAGCGATCGTGGCGGCCCTCGCCGCGAACCTGACCATCGCTGTCCTGAAGTTCGTTGCATTCGTCCTGACACTGTCATCATCCATGCTCGCCGAGGCCATCCACTCGGTGGCCGACTCCGGCAACCAGATCCTTCTCCTGGTAGGAGGCAAGCGCGCACAGCGTGCCGCAAGCCCCGAGCACCCCTTCGGCTACGGACGCGAGCGGTACATCTACGCGTTCATCGTCTCCATCGTCTTGTTCAGCGTGGGTGGCCTCTTTGCCCTGTACGAAGCGTGGGAGAAGTTTCAGCACCCGCATGGCATCGAAGGCGACTTCTGGTGGGTGCCGTTGGCCGTCCTGGTTGGTGCCATCGTTGCCGAGTCGTTCTCCTTCCGAACCGCCATTGTGGAATCGAACCATATCCGTGGCAAGCAGACGTGGGCCAAGTTCATCCGCAACGCCAAGCAGCCCGAGCTGCCGGTCATCCTTCTGGAAGACTTTGGCGCCTTGCTGGGCTTGGCGTTCGCGCTCTTCGGCGTCAGTATGACCCTCGTCACCGGCGATGGCGTCTGGGACGCCTTCGGTACGGCCATGATCGGCCTGCTGCTGGTCGCCATTGCTGTCATCCTTGCGGTCGAGACCAAATCGCTTCTGTTGGGTGAGTCGGCTACCAAAGACGACGTCGCACGAATCACCGAGGCCCTGCAGGCGGATGGCACCAGGATCATCCATCTCAAGACGATGCACCTGGGGCCGGAAGAACTGCTGGTTGCTGCCAAGATCACCATGGGTGCCGCCGATACCGGTCAGGCAATTGCCCGGGTGATTGACGACGCCGAGCAACGGATCCGGGCGGCCGTTCCGATTGCGCGGGTCATCTACCTTGAACCGGATGTTGAGCGCGTCCAGGCGTAGTCAGGTCAGCATTAACCCAAGGTGGGCTCCGCTATTTGAACTGGTCAAATAGCGGAGCCCACCTTTTTGTTGCAGCATCCAGAAGTTAGATCACGCTCTATCGATTTATGAGGTAGCCAGCGGCTTCCTGCGTTCCAGCAGCCCGCTGATGATGGCAACTCCCAGACCGAGGATGGCGAGGACCGCACCCACGAGGGCCGGAGCCACGTAGCCCCAGCCCCAAGCGATCACGGTCCCGCCGAGGAAGGCGCCCAGAGCGTTGGCAATGTTCAGGGCGGAGTGGTTCAGCGATGAAGCGAGCGAGGCAGCGCCCGGGGCGGCATCCAGGAGACGGGTCTGCAACGCTGGCGTGAGCATGGAGCCTATGCCGCCAACGACGAAGGCCATGATGAATGCGGACCAAGCCCAGTGCGCTGCGACTGCGTAAACGACCAATGCTGCGGCGATGCCCGGCATGACCCAATAGATGGTGCCCATGACGGACTTATCCGCAATGCGGCCGCCAATCATGTTCCCCGCAACCATCCCCAGCCCGTATAACGCCACCACTGCCGGAATGAGGCTTTCTGGTATGCCTGCCACGCCCGTCATGGTGTGCGCGATGTAGGTGTAGACGGCGAAGAACCCACCAAAGCCTATGATGCCGATCAGCAAAGCAAGCCATACCTGAAGCCGCTTGAGGGCGCCGAGTTCGCGTCGAATACTCGCCTCGGGGTGCGCTGCTTCGAAGGGGACGAATTTCCACACCATGAACACAGTAAGCAAGCCAATGGCCCCAACGATGATGAAGAGAAGCCGCCAGCCGAAGGTCTGCCCCACCCAGGTAGCCAGAGGCACCCCGATGACGTTGGAGACGGTGAGGCCTGCCATCACCATGGAGATGGCCCAGCCCCGTTTGGTGGGTGCCACCAAGCCCGCAGCGATGACAGCAGCCACACCGAAGAACGCGCCGTGGGGCAGACCGGACCCGAAACGCGAAAGCAGCATGAAACCGTAGTCGGGAGCAATGAAAGAGGTCAGGTTGGCGATGGAAAGGAACAGCATCAGCCCCAGTGCCAGGTGCTTCCTGGGAAGTTTGGCTCCGAAGGCAGCGAAGATGGGCGCTCCAATGACAACGCCCAAGGCATAGGCGGAGATGAGGTTGCCAGCCTCGGGAGTGCTGATGCCCAGTCCTTCCTCAATTTCCTTGAGAAGACCCATCATGGCGAACTCGGTGGTGCCGATGGCGAACCCTCCCATGGCCAGCGCCAGGATGGCCAAGCCTAGGTGGCGCCTTGCTGCTTTGGCGACGGCCGGTGGGGACACAGTGATAGTCATGAGCCTGCTTCGTGAGGTGCCTTGAGGGCTGGGAAAAGGTGGAGAAAATCCGATAACAAGCTTAGTCCCGTGACCGTGACTTGACGTCGCTATGTGACGATCCCCATGATTCCCAGCACATAGACTGGTTCAGTGATTGGACTGGTAAACGTGGTGGGCGCCGCCGTCGTCGACTCCTTGGACGCCCCGGCCCGACTCCTTGTAGCGCGTCGCACTGCGCCGCCGCAGTTCGCCGGAATGTGGGAATTTCCCGGC
This genomic stretch from Micrococcaceae bacterium Sec5.1 harbors:
- the rplT gene encoding 50S ribosomal protein L20, translated to MARVKRAVNAHKKRRVILERAKGYRGQRSRLYRKAKEQLLHSFVYSYGDRRKKKGDFRRLWIQRINAASRANGLTYNRLIQGLKAAEVEVDRRMLAELAVSDANAFAALVNIAKAALPADTSAPAAKAEVAAPKAAKVAPAAATATAVKASVSEKPAIDGAIAAVEGEGAPEGHAIKGNAESKKYHVPGSTWYENTAAEYWFSTVEAAKAAGFEPAGGEARQQIKN
- a CDS encoding RNA methyltransferase → MNQTGRPQDFPMTNPRADRVRDVAKLAGRPARLKRGRFLAEGPQAVREALTLHRERTAAGGAAVVHEVFASEACLERLPELADLAVGTQLRLASDEVLAAMADTVNPQGIVAVCSFVDVSLESVLDAGPRLIAVMCQVRDPGNAGTVLRAADAAGADAVILTGSSVDIYNPKAVRSTAGSLFHLPVVLGADVEDLVARCRAQGIGVLAADGYGTVNLDQLQDENAARRLGNDSVASDYALEAPTAWLFGNEAQGLSDAELALADHRVAVPVYGAAESLNLGTAATVCLYASARSQQGARVGNAEIA
- a CDS encoding cation diffusion facilitator family transporter, translating into MAASGGTKAIVAALAANLTIAVLKFVAFVLTLSSSMLAEAIHSVADSGNQILLLVGGKRAQRAASPEHPFGYGRERYIYAFIVSIVLFSVGGLFALYEAWEKFQHPHGIEGDFWWVPLAVLVGAIVAESFSFRTAIVESNHIRGKQTWAKFIRNAKQPELPVILLEDFGALLGLAFALFGVSMTLVTGDGVWDAFGTAMIGLLLVAIAVILAVETKSLLLGESATKDDVARITEALQADGTRIIHLKTMHLGPEELLVAAKITMGAADTGQAIARVIDDAEQRIRAAVPIARVIYLEPDVERVQA
- a CDS encoding MFS transporter — protein: MTITVSPPAVAKAARRHLGLAILALAMGGFAIGTTEFAMMGLLKEIEEGLGISTPEAGNLISAYALGVVIGAPIFAAFGAKLPRKHLALGLMLFLSIANLTSFIAPDYGFMLLSRFGSGLPHGAFFGVAAVIAAGLVAPTKRGWAISMVMAGLTVSNVIGVPLATWVGQTFGWRLLFIIVGAIGLLTVFMVWKFVPFEAAHPEASIRRELGALKRLQVWLALLIGIIGFGGFFAVYTYIAHTMTGVAGIPESLIPAVVALYGLGMVAGNMIGGRIADKSVMGTIYWVMPGIAAALVVYAVAAHWAWSAFIMAFVVGGIGSMLTPALQTRLLDAAPGAASLASSLNHSALNIANALGAFLGGTVIAWGWGYVAPALVGAVLAILGLGVAIISGLLERRKPLATS